The following DNA comes from Anastrepha obliqua isolate idAnaObli1 chromosome 1, idAnaObli1_1.0, whole genome shotgun sequence.
AGGTGTGCAATTACTTTGACTAATATACGGACTgaaaggcttgccattgccttcccAGAGGCGAACTCTAATAGAAAAAAGTTTCCTATCATTTGATAAACCCTGGTCACAATGCCCATGGTACGTGGATCCAACCAAATATTAACCGCGCACGGACTCACTCAACTACGTCGGCCGTGGCTATAACTTTAGCCATGCATAAAATACACTCTAATTATTTCCGTGAAAATTTATATACTATAATTTAGtttagatacctatgaaatgagacttttttttcaacttcaaacgtttattaataaaacatggttgcaaatttaatcttcaaaataatagccatcgatagcgacacatttttcccatctctcaggcaatttgttgatgccacgccaaaaaaattggccgtctttctccgcaaaccaatcatcgagccatttttcgGCTTCTTCGTGAAAATTGAAGCGCTGCCCGGAAAGtccgtggcccatcgatgcaaacaaatgataatcggaaggcgccaagccTGGTGAGGAAGCCGCATgtaccagcggttcccaatcgtacatctccaccaattcccgggtagCTCtggttcgatgtggcggtgcattgtcatcaagaaaaattactttgtgacgccgatcggcatattctgggcgttttcggtgtatagcgctgttcaaatcggccaattgtcgttggtagcgtgaaCCATCAACTGTTTCAACTGGTTTTAacagctcgtaccaaatcataccatgctgatcccagaaaacacacagcattgccttgcggccgaagcgatttggtttggccgttgtttttggcttgtggccgggcggaccatacgattgTTTACGCTTGCGATTGgtgaaatacacccatttttcatcacccgcaacgattcgatgcaaaaaagacttccttttgaaccgggagagcagcatttcacaagtggtttttcggttctcttgctgcctttcagtctattcatgcggcacccatcttccgacctttaaaatcatgcccatgtctttcaaatgtttggaaatggttttttgggtcactcccaactgctctgccatcatttcttgcgtttgaccatcatcttcatctaacaatgcttgcaattcagcatcctcaaactttttcggtggccggccacggtcctcgctGAAATCACCATCTCCACGCtgaaatcaccacttcggaatttttcaaaccacctgaagcactgtgctctacttagagcatgcccaccataagcttctataagcatttgatgagcttgagaagcgtttttcttcaattgataacagaaaatcaacgatgtccgcaaatcgtggTTTGAAGGCCCGAAATTCgtcatttttaagagcgacaaaaatgcattgttgtatgaaacgtaacaaacaatgaactgaatattgttgacagatgacagacgaaaaaaacaagtaatTAGAATTGATTAACACCAAATATATTTTCGCAGTGGTATTCAATGGTGGCCGccataaccgaatgggttgatgaTTACCATTGGAGGCATGaaaggtattttctaatagcgatcgtcgCTCGACAGtactcatccgaggctttgttgtcGTTTTCATTGAGAAGGATTTTTACGGGACGGGTCCCCAACCCAGCGCAAAACCAGATATCTTGGATTGCTTCGCCTTCTCTCATTAGGTCGCTCTCGAACGGattttcggaagctacccagaggatacttgggcatAGCCCGCAAGTTCTAAGCTGCTTGGATCATATGccgaagaatcgtcctggccgcTGCCAAGTAAATAGCAATCAAGGACTCTTCcaacttgcgtggacttctacgtATGTAACCATCCtggaggttgtaagagacttatctaggaaccagcattaacaccgacaacaatgtcaaccttgaaatccaacggaggaTCCCtcctgccaacaagtgctactttggactaagtaggcaactgagcagtaaagtcctctctcgaggaacaaaactaacaatttATAAGGCTcgcatcatgcccgtcctaacgtattggcgcagaagcttggacgatgacaacatccgatgaggcgacgcttggagtgtttgagacaGAAGCTTTCTCTCAgaagattttttgacctttgcacgttggcgacggcgagtatcgcatgcgatggaacaatgagctacATGAGTTTTACGTcgtcatagacatagcgcagcgaatatagATGTCGAGCTATCCATTCGGATccacgctctggctctgaaagtattcgttgcgctaccagctggtggtagccgtgacagaggaaggtctcctctgcgttagaaagatctggtggagaagaacttagTTTCACTCGGTTAGCCCGGTAAATAAACAATTtggcgctttattaaactcgaccaaatcgcttaagcggttatcgcgctaatcaagaagaagaagttcgtcgctcgacaggcaatgacaaacctccgagtgtatttctggcctGAAGAAGCTCCTCCAAAAATCATCAGCCGTTCGGAAATTTATGGACTCTTAATATTAAGCTTGTCTACCAAAATTAGATCGTGCAGTGTAAaaatacacctgtgttcacaataatagcagcgccacattttacaaattttttaatagttatttATTTGCTGATCACGCAAGGTTTTCTATAGCTGAGGAAAGCTCTTTTCGAAATTCGCGCGTatctttagaaattttttaataattatttatttgcgatttaatttcttatatttttttaataaaaaatagttcgttctccaacaaaaaccatataatccAAACGTACAAACTTTacacaaattgaaaataaaaattcaatgaatttccatcaaaatttaatacattttaataaaaaaaaaattagaaaaatttcgagtatgcagttttataattcattcaattttggtttaataaagaaaagtttaaagtggctaaaaatttgcgttgatttttgagatttttgtttttttgctaacGACAATTTTACGCATGCATTTTCTTCCCTAAAACGAATGCCCGAAACTCATTTTACTGTACCATGAAATaattatgaagaaaatgcacaaaatagccaccaaaaaaattttttttaaatcaacgcgatttttgaaccacttgaaacttacactttaccAGAATTCAATAGATTGTAAAACTGCAtagtcgaaatttttctaatttttttatattaaaatgtgtTAAAGTTTTATGGAAATTCATTAAGTTTTTTTGTCAAGTTGCATAAAGTTTGAaccttggatttatatggtgtCTGTTGGAGAATGAACTACTTATTAAAGAttttgagaaacatttttggaatttttctaaatttgctaCAAAGTTTGTGGCTTTAAATTATATAGTTTTAATTGTAGCGCAAAACTCATCGTCCTAgtttgcttttgaataactgttttgttaaataaaaaaaaagatgattttgagtaacggaaatctttattttggcttTTATGCGCTTCATTGCTTGGCTGTTTGTATGCCGCAGCTGTCCAGTTCACAAGTAGTCAAATATCATTAACGTGCGAcgccaaaaattataaatcttactATAGTGTGATTAGTTTtgggccaccttgtataaactttacttttatctataaagaaaaaaacaaaaaaaaaaaactaaaaaaacattgaaacattaaaaaaagtaaataagtaaatagtcaCAACTTTGCAATATATcgcactgctattattgtgaactcAAGTGTATGCTCATGTTTTATTTCTACTAACTTCCACATGGCCATTCATTTTATTCGAAAATTCCTTttgctttttgattttattttgtttctaccCTGAACAGCTGGCTTGAGGCTTGACTTAACTCGAAAGTCCTTTATGTCCAAGTTTTAACTCGAGTTGACATTCTACTGCTGTAGAAAAACAACAGGTGTGTTCAactctatttttataaaaaaaaatgttcttaatttttttaaataaatcagaagtcaaatattttaaataagtcgcgctgctattattgtgcacACAAGTGTAtgctcattttttatttccacttacTTCCACATATCGATTTTGTTCgaaaatttcttttctatttttataaaaaaaaaatttcttaatttttttaaataaataagtttgaaaaatgtcgtgctgctattattgtgaactcAAGTGtatgctaattttttatttccacttacttccacatatttttgtttgaaaattccttttctatttttataaaaacaaaaattttcttatttttttttaataaatcagaagtcaaaaattttaaatatgtcgcgctgctattattatgcACACAAGTGTatgctcattttttattttcacttacttCCACCTCTCGATTTTGTTCGGAAAttccttttctatttttataaaaaaaaatttcttaattttttaaataagtaagtttgaaaaatgtcttgctgctattattgtgaactcAAGTGtatgctaattttttatttctacttaCTTTCACATATCGATTTTGTTCCAAAacttcttttctatttttattaaaaacaaaattttcttattttttttttaataaatcagaagccaaaaatgttaaatagtatgtcgcgctgctattattgtgctcACAAGCGtatgctaattttttatttctacttaCTTTCACATATCGATTTTGTTCCAAAacttcttttctatttttataaaaacaaaaattttcttatttttttttttaataaatcaacgtcaaaaattttaaatatgtcgcgctgctattattgtgcacACAAGTGCAtgctcattttttatttccgcttgcTTCCACATATCGATTTTATTCGAAAATCTCATTTACTATTCGATTTTATTCTGTTTATACTCCGAACAGCTGGCTTGAGGCTTAACTCAACTCGAAAATCGTTTATCTCCAAATTTTAACCCGTGTTAAGATTTCTACTGTTCCGGAAAAATAACTCGTGTATTCAACTCGTTGCGAAACATAGTAGAAGACGTATtttgatcaatatttttttatagatatgccATTAGTTAACCCTTATGTTATACCCATAAACCTCCACCCCGCCCCATAAATGTCACTTGATCTCAAGAACAtccatttaattttatctttattGTACATTATTTTACACATTTCATGAAGGCCACTGTcaataattttgtataatattttttaagaaactaatcatcatcatcgtcgtcAAATAAGAAATAATCTATGCCATCATCACTTTTAGGCGTGGGTTCATTACTTTGAGTGGAGCTCAAATCCGGTGGCAACATTTCGGCAGCACCCAGTTCTGTTGGGGGATATGCGACTTCCTCAGGTATCACAGGCGGTTTAACGGATACGCGTGTCAAATTAAGAGCGCGTTGCTGATCACGCAAGGTTTTGTATAGCTGAGGAAAGCTCTTTTCGAAATTCGCGCGTATCTTTAGAAAATAGTCCAGAATACTAGGCGTGAGTATGTGGTTGGTGCGCGTGTGGGTATTTCGTTTCGGGCGTTTGTTGTTGATATAAGGTTCATAACTGCCGCCACCCTCATAGAGCGGGTTATGCAAGTCATATGGTTTATAATTCCAGGGATCGCTTTCGTAGGCGGGTACGGATTGTAAACCCATAAAAggttcaaaaattttcggaCTAAAACCGAGAGGGGACCCTACTTCTTCGGGATCCTTCGAATGAAATGGAGTTTCTAGACTTTCATTGCAGCTGAGTTAATGtgatttttcaatgattttatgAGATGAGCAGATTCGATGGTCAATGTACAAATTGATTTTATGCGCATGAAATGATAAGAatgcagaaaaattttgaaaatgaataaaatttaaataaaattaatgatcatacaaacaataaagaaaaaatatacaatattaaaaaaaaaaactttaagttaaatgtATTCGTTTAAcagtaattttcataaaaccTCACGTTCTACCGCGCAGTATTCGTGAACGTCGAGGTCCATAAGCCCGCTTGGTGTCAAACTTTCGAAACGTATTTAACTAGCCTTTGTATTTGTGCTGGATATGAGTaacacacacacctacatatgtgtattgtatgatatttgtatgtacatatgtatatgtttacacAGTGTTTGTAAACAATTAAGATGAGTgtaaaaactaacaaatttatCATCGGTTTTCAGCGCGCACCAACACTATTTTCGTCCGCATGTGCAGTCGTTGGCTTGTCTGATTTCGGCTTACGTCTGGATCGCAATCGTTTGGTTCTGCTCCTACTCGTCGTGTTCACTTTCTCTGGACCCTCCGTCGACGTCGCCACAATCGGCATAACCATTACTGATAGTTGTGTGGGTTTACTGTTGGCGCTCTCTGTTTTGGGACTCAAATCGTAAAGTAAACTTAATAGTTCGACAACCTTAGCCTTGTCCGCGCCGGCATTGTTGCCGGCAGGCAGTTGCTGGGACATTGCACTAAACTTTACTGGCGTCGTTACTGCGGCCTTACCGCTATGGCTTCTCACTCTGCTATTCTTGAATTTACCACGCATCACATATGGACTAGATGTGACTTCTTCTGAGTAATCATTTAAATGACGCAACTCATCATTTACCACATGGATATGCTCTTTGTTCGGGTAGCTAACTACTGGCGTCTTTTTGGCAAACGCTTTTCCTTTGGTGCTATTGGACGTAATGGCATTTGTGTTTCTAAGCTCTTCATCATTCACTAAGGAATTCACTTGCGTATACCGCTTCAAGGACTGCTTAATAGTTTTCTTTGCAATCTTATTATCAGCCTGTTGTTCATTGCTTTCCAAAGCTAGCGCCAATTTGCCGCTATTCAAGTATTCCCAATGATGAGACTTGGTCAAGTATTTGGAGTCATAACCTTTGGCTTCCATTTCGTGTAACCACTTGGCGAATTGCTCGTCGTCTTTATCTAGATTTGCTCGTCTAGATTTGCCAGCATCTTCCGCTTTTGTTAAATGTAGCTCAGTCTTCTCCGAGCTATGTTCGCTTTCCTCTTTAGAGCCCTCTTTAGAACGCTCCTTAATGTTCACCTTTATGCCGGTTATAATACGCTCTCGGCATTTATCGCAACACGTTTGCATTTGCTGACTGATAAGTTCCAAAACGGATTTTAGCTCCCCTTCGGGGAGATTAGAAAGTATTTTTTGCGTCTCATCAATATTGGCTGTCTTTAGATTCAAAGTCGTTTGCTGAGGATCGTTAACAGCTGCCGCAGTACCCTTTTTCTCTATTGGCTGATTCtgattaaaagaaatatttgcagAACTTCGTTGTTGTTGTGCGCTAGCTGGCGGTCCCATCAACTTATAGTGATTATGCGGTGTGCGTTGATCTGGCACATAAATGTTAGGTTGCGGCACAACACGCGCTGAGGCATCATAATATGGTGCATTATTTTTGGTCTGAATTGTTGGCATCACTGCTTCGCCAGTACTTACTTCTATCGGTTCCTGGGTTGCTTGCTCCAAAGCCTGTCGTATAGAAGCGGCATTGTATCGCATCAGCGCTTCGGCCGGATCTTCATCGGGTTTTAAAGTTATCTCTCTTAATGATTCCCTGTACGTTTTGCGGAGCTCATTTAGCGAGTTCGCGTCAATAGTTTGTAGCGTACCAAGGTTGGCGTTTCTTTTATGTCTGGCGCAATGACCCCCAAAATGTTTACCCCCATCTAGAATACCGTTTAACCTTAACTTACAATCTAACCTTGACATCTTTGATGTATGTGCGATTGGAGGGGTAGCAGGTGCTGCTGAATTATGCTTATCATTATGCGGAAAGGTTTCTGTGACGGGCTGCTTCTGTTGGAGGTGGTCGGTGGCTGGTGGTGTCGTTGACTGGAATGTGGCGGTTGGCGCGTATGCAGTAATAACGGGTATGGGGTCTGTGTTGGGCATCATTTCCTGAAATGCGTCGCCTGTTAATGATATCAAGTTTgcacagaaaccaaaaacaaaatcgtgATGAGCATGAATGGCGTAATTAGTAACGAAATGTTAAATGATACGCTACAGATAACTGCGATGATTTGTATGTATGAGCTTAGTACTACGTCTAAGCATAGCAAAATACGGGTTGTTTTAATGTATTAAGATAAACAACAAACTACGACAAATAACATAAATAGGTAAAGCTAACGCAACTAAAGTTTCTTACCATGTCGTTGTGCTCCTTAAGCATTGCTTGAATTTCATCATCGCCTACAGCCATTCTATAAGTTCCTCCGGAACTTCCACCATAGCTCTGGCTATAGCTCTGGCCATAGCTCTGGCCATAGCTCGGGCCATAGCTCTGGCTATAGCTCTGGCCATAGCTCGGGCCATAGCTCTGGCCATAGCTCTGGCCATAGCTCGGGCCATAGCTCGAGCCACCACCGTAACTGGTACCGGCGTAGGTATATCCGTAGCTGGGTCGACGGCCGCCCGCATTGTAATAGTAGTTAATAATTGTAGGTCTTACGCCTTTGCCTTTGCCTTTACCTTTATGGCTATCGCCAAACCCATCGAACATGTGGCCTGATCGTACAATTGAGTCAGTTGGGGTAAAAATAACATTATCGCGTAAAATGCCGAATAGATTACCTTTAAAACGAGCTTTTCCCTCATTATCGGGCATTTGTGGAGCGGCCAAGCCTAGCATATCAAGCTTCTGCATTTGCATCTCAGGGTCCATCTGTTGTAACATCAACCCGTCACCTCCTTGCGTGTCCGCCTGCGGTAGTTGCATTGCCATCCGAGGCTCTTCCATCATCATAGGCGGCTGCTGCATTGCCATTAACATCGGCATTGCAGGTAGCGATTGCTCTGTATTAGCTGGTGGCTGTTGAGTATTTTCGCTTGGGAATCTCTGTGACTGTGTGTCGATCCACTGCCTTTTCACAGGCATTTGGGTATTTTCTTGCATCCCACTGCGCATACCCATATTCGGGTCAATCCATTGCCGTTGATCTGCGGTAAAAGGCGACTGCATCCTCTGCATTTGTTTCATTGCTGGGCGTTGTTGTTCCATcggcataatttttgtttgcattggATTTTCATTAATTGGTGGTGTTTGTTCATCCAACGATTGACGTCCCATTGCTGTCGTTTTTTCCGGCATTTGCCTATCCATAGACATCCTTGTGGGATTCTGTTCAAAATTTTGCATACGAGGCATCTGCATGCGTTCGCCTTCCCATTGTCTCGCTTTTGAATTTCTTAACCAATTCTCGTCATTTAACTGTTTTGCAGAGCCCTCCGAATCGGACTGAGGTGGCTTGTTTAGCTTCTTAGAATCGGAAACTTCCATCATCTGTATGTTATTAGCATTCGCCATTCGATATGCATAGGCTAGCAACCGCATAATTTCGTCTCTTGACATTTGCCTTGGTGTTATGGAGGATTTAGAAGTCATGGTTTGACGCTTACTAGGAGCGCCATTGAGCGTCTTCTCACTTGCTTTCCGATTTGTGATTGCGGCCATATGTAACAGTTGTTTCACGTAATCATCGTTCAGAGCTTTCTCGATATCAGCTCGTGTTATCTTATGCACCGGTATCTTACTCAGGATGCTTGCATGGTGATTGGTGGCATCCTTGGAAGTTGTGTCGGTGGCTCCTGCATTTGAGGCTGCCCGCATTTCCTTAGCCTTACGCTCAATATCCTGCAGGAACTTTAATTCAGCTATAACCTGACGTTCAAAAGCTTGCAATTGGGATTCGAGTTCTTCatccatatttttgtttttaggtttTGCATGGTGTTTCAATTCAAGGTCATCGTCTCTTTCAGGTGAGTCAGATGGCATGCGGAACCATAATATGGGTAATTTCTTATGGATGAAATCTTTTTGCATGGCGGATAGCACTTCTAATTCATCCATACCTGCGgctgtttgcattttttgttcattttcagCAGTTGGATTTACATCCGGTTTCACGCGCACTTCAGAAATCTGCGAAGCTGCTGGCTCTGCATCTGAATCAGACATAGGCAGGTCTAAAGATTGCAATGGGCGAAAATTGAATAAACCCCCACTTTGGCTAAGCATTTGAGAGCCAGAATCTATGACAGACTGAATGTTGGGAAATTTCAATACACCAGAGGATCCATCCGCATTAGTTTGCTGCAAGGCTTGTCCAAGAATTTGGGTGCCTGCATCGAGAGCTGATTGAATATATGGGAGCTGAAAACCAGAATTCCCATCAGCATTGGGTTGTTGAAAAACTTGACCCAACATTTGAGTGCTAGCGTCTATGGCTGATTGAATGTTTGGAATTTGGAAGGCTGGCGTATTCGGTCTTAGCACATCATCGTCTGCAGCAGCGGCCTCACTGCCGTCCTCTGCCTTATATATTGCGGGCTCATCGGCCACTGGTGCTTGCCCCAAAATTGGAAGCGGAGAAAGATCTAAATAGGGCAATGGTTGAAACGCTTGCGACAACATCTGCTGCCAAAATTGCTCCGCATTTTGCTGTAACAGTGGTACAGGAATTTGCTGCTGCATTTGCTCTAACGACTGCGACAACATTTGCCCCAAATCAGCTTGACGTAGTGGACTCAGCAGCTGGCCGAACACATCATTTTGACGAATTGTACGTGCAGCTTCCTCATTAGCGGCTCTCATGGCAACATGAGGGTCACGATCTTCAGCTAACACTAACACCACCTTGGATGCGGACGGCAGCTGGTCGGACTGTGAACTGCCCAACACTTTTGTTGAGCCCAGCAGCGCCTGTGGACCTATAAATGATGACGCAGGAAATAGGTTACTCCATAAAAACGCTGAGCTCAGCGCTGGAAATAGTAAACTTAATGGGTTTATTGGTCCTGGCGTGAGGGGGCTCTGTCCAAGTAACGGCGACAATAACGACTGGCCCACAATCTGTAAAGCAAACTCAATACATTACAATTGAAGTGGGTTTTTCGTTGAAACTGGTAACTCTAACCTGGTCAGCACCACGATCGCCTTCAGTTTTTTCCGGTGCAAGTTCTATAGATGGCGTCAGATCGATTGTATCTTCATCCATACCGGCAAGAGAATCATTTTGCAGTGTAGGAGCGGCTCTATACTGACCAGACACGAACGACGACACGGATATGGCCAGCAAAAATGCCACTAAAGCACAACGTTTAAACTATAACGGAAATAATACAGAAGCTTAGCAACAGCAAAAAATAGACCGTTgtattttaatgaattattcaTACCCAAATCATCTCTCACTTATGCATTTACAACTTTCTCAAACTCGCTTAAAATTTCCACACGCACAAGgactaatttgtttaaaattttagaattattttttttgttaatttttttttttttcttaataaggATATTCAATACTgcgaataactttttaatagtCCGTTTTTTGTTAAATGGTAGCCACAGCGAGTCGTACAACGACACGTTCAACTTCAGACTAACTGTAATCACTTGCCCCACATGCACAAATAGATTTTTGCAATCAAATAAACTGCAGACGtcgaactttttatttttccactatAATTGTGGCCACTTCAACAAAAGCATTAAAAAGTGGGAAGTTGtttcaacaacatttttacCCAAAAGGCCAGCCAGCCAGCTGAAACTgcaaaaaatgcagaaaacaaaaacaacaacagtgaAGGTTCTAAAATcgttaactaaataaaaaaatactcgtaGCAAATAAAAGCACAGAATTGCACGCACTGAGTACAACAAGAAAGCCAAATATTCAACCAAATACTATATGCAGATGCAgccgtgtatgtatgtatgtgtatatgtactcgCATACCAAAAGCAGTTCCGTGCtttcatcaaaaacaaaaattcaagtaCATTCGGatccatatatatacatacatacacacgcacacatatgtatgtacaaaaaagtattatagcattttcttcatttattgtagttttttgcTTGATAAGCGATAGTTAGACCCCAAACAGAGCGTAAGCTTGAAATtgtcacatacatatacagccaCTAGTCCATGCACAGTCGCATAGCCAGTGAAGATTTCTGCAAAGTGATtcgtaaaaatatacatacatatgtatgtatgtgcgtgtgtatgaaTGTCACCGTTTTCCATAATAAGTAACACTGGCGCTGTGTACCCaaatcgactgtgagtctatgCTTTCAATTGAATTTCCCCTCCCTCAAGTAATCTGATCAATATTCTTATGTATGCGTAAATGGGTGAGTTTACTTATTAGGAgcctttgaatttttcatcaAAGCCCATCTCAGACTTCATTCAGACCTTAGTGACCACATACGCGGTTGGTGACAtcacaca
Coding sequences within:
- the LOC129245634 gene encoding defective chorion protein, FC106 isoform isoform X2, giving the protein MIWFKRCALVAFLLAISVSSFVSGQYRAAPTLQNDSLAGMDEDTIDLTPSIELAPEKTEGDRGADQIVGQSLLSPLLGQSPLTPGPINPLSLLFPALSSAFLWSNLFPASSFIGPQALLGSTKVLGSSQSDQLPSASKVVLVLAEDRDPHVAMRAANEEAARTIRQNDVFGQLLSPLRQADLGQMLSQSLEQMQQQIPVPLLQQNAEQFWQQMLSQAFQPLPYLDLSPLPILGQAPVADEPAIYKAEDGSEAAAADDDVLRPNTPAFQIPNIQSAIDASTQMLGQVFQQPNADGNSGFQLPYIQSALDAGTQILGQALQQTNADGSSGVLKFPNIQSVIDSGSQMLSQSGGLFNFRPLQSLDLPMSDSDAEPAASQISEVRVKPDVNPTAENEQKMQTAAGMDELEVLSAMQKDFIHKKLPILWFRMPSDSPERDDDLELKHHAKPKNKNMDEELESQLQAFERQVIAELKFLQDIERKAKEMRAASNAGATDTTSKDATNHHASILSKIPVHKITRADIEKALNDDYVKQLLHMAAITNRKASEKTLNGAPSKRQTMTSKSSITPRQMSRDEIMRLLAYAYRMANANNIQMMEVSDSKKLNKPPQSDSEGSAKQLNDENWLRNSKARQWEGERMQMPRMQNFEQNPTRMSMDRQMPEKTTAMGRQSLDEQTPPINENPMQTKIMPMEQQRPAMKQMQRMQSPFTADQRQWIDPNMGMRSGMQENTQMPVKRQWIDTQSQRFPSENTQQPPANTEQSLPAMPMLMAMQQPPMMMEEPRMAMQLPQADTQGGDGLMLQQMDPEMQMQKLDMLGLAAPQMPDNEGKARFKGHMFDGFGDSHKGKGKGKGVRPTIINYYYNAGGRRPSYGYTYAGTSYGGGSSYGPSYGQSYGQSYGPSYGQSYSQSYGPSYGQSYGQSYSQSYGGSSGGTYRMAVGDDEIQAMLKEHNDMATHFRK
- the LOC129245634 gene encoding defective chorion protein, FC125 isoform isoform X1; this translates as MIWFKRCALVAFLLAISVSSFVSGQYRAAPTLQNDSLAGMDEDTIDLTPSIELAPEKTEGDRGADQIVGQSLLSPLLGQSPLTPGPINPLSLLFPALSSAFLWSNLFPASSFIGPQALLGSTKVLGSSQSDQLPSASKVVLVLAEDRDPHVAMRAANEEAARTIRQNDVFGQLLSPLRQADLGQMLSQSLEQMQQQIPVPLLQQNAEQFWQQMLSQAFQPLPYLDLSPLPILGQAPVADEPAIYKAEDGSEAAAADDDVLRPNTPAFQIPNIQSAIDASTQMLGQVFQQPNADGNSGFQLPYIQSALDAGTQILGQALQQTNADGSSGVLKFPNIQSVIDSGSQMLSQSGGLFNFRPLQSLDLPMSDSDAEPAASQISEVRVKPDVNPTAENEQKMQTAAGMDELEVLSAMQKDFIHKKLPILWFRMPSDSPERDDDLELKHHAKPKNKNMDEELESQLQAFERQVIAELKFLQDIERKAKEMRAASNAGATDTTSKDATNHHASILSKIPVHKITRADIEKALNDDYVKQLLHMAAITNRKASEKTLNGAPSKRQTMTSKSSITPRQMSRDEIMRLLAYAYRMANANNIQMMEVSDSKKLNKPPQSDSEGSAKQLNDENWLRNSKARQWEGERMQMPRMQNFEQNPTRMSMDRQMPEKTTAMGRQSLDEQTPPINENPMQTKIMPMEQQRPAMKQMQRMQSPFTADQRQWIDPNMGMRSGMQENTQMPVKRQWIDTQSQRFPSENTQQPPANTEQSLPAMPMLMAMQQPPMMMEEPRMAMQLPQADTQGGDGLMLQQMDPEMQMQKLDMLGLAAPQMPDNEGKARFKGHMFDGFGDSHKGKGKGKGVRPTIINYYYNAGGRRPSYGYTYAGTSYGGGSSYGPSYGQSYGQSYGPSYGQSYSQSYGPSYGQSYGQSYSQSYGGSSGGTYRMAVGDDEIQAMLKEHNDMEMMPNTDPIPVITAYAPTATFQSTTPPATDHLQQKQPVTETFPHNDKHNSAAPATPPIAHTSKMSSCNESLETPFHSKDPEEVGSPLGFSPKIFEPFMGLQSVPAYESDPWNYKPYDLHNPLYEGGGSYEPYINNKRPKRNTHTRTNHILTPSILDYFLKIRANFEKSFPQLYKTLRDQQRALNLTRVSVKPPVIPEEVAYPPTELGAAEMLPPDLSSTQSNEPTPKSDDGIDYFLFDDDDDD